In Streptomyces seoulensis, the following are encoded in one genomic region:
- a CDS encoding M13-type metalloendopeptidase yields MSADTAHDTSTGTGTGDTSTGTGTGDTSTGTGTGDAGTSTGFGAGDVDTDPSVRPQDDFHAHVNGRWLKAFRLPEHRAEATLLSLLAEKVQDDVVAVIRDSTPTPTPTPTATATATGTDAVPVAGAGRQIADLYASFMDEDALAVRGPADLTALLDAVRAVTAREELARLMGRLQREGVGGPVEATVDADTTGVRGYLLTLTQSGLALPGGPAAYLDPGHAPLREQYAAHVGAVLRLAGQADPQEAARTALRVESALAAAHTRPDASGRIRAQAEVTTAADLTATAAIAGGDGGGEGGFPWGAFLDGLGDIPSAARLQIRPGPYRGALDAWWSAHSVQELKLWLVWSQVHEAAPFAPPALFAENFRFYGQVLTGSRRARPRWMRATSFVQTVLGDEVGERYLRRHLAPGTLKAAADLVDALRAAYRGRLEQAGWMADSTRRAALAKLDALRVELGHPQDMAARGPLHTDPADLLGNVRRGRARSFERQLGRLAGPVDRGEWKVAPQAVTAYYRHGLNQVVVPAALLQPPLFDAGGDMTRNFALLGSVVCHEMSHAFDSRGSAYDGEGRLREWWSTEDRAEFTRRTALLISHYDRYVPGGLDGEHVSGARTAGENIADITGLTVAHTAFAAHLAASALTEAEQEAQTRRFFTLWATMWRVKRTPGRMRERLAHDRHAPPQVRCNAVLGHVPAFYRAFGVTETDSMFIPPEDRFTLL; encoded by the coding sequence GTGAGCGCGGACACGGCGCACGACACCAGCACCGGCACCGGCACCGGCGACACCAGCACCGGCACCGGCACCGGCGACACCAGCACCGGCACCGGCACCGGCGATGCCGGCACCAGCACCGGTTTCGGCGCCGGTGATGTCGACACCGATCCGTCGGTGCGGCCGCAGGACGACTTCCACGCCCATGTCAACGGGCGCTGGCTGAAGGCGTTCCGGCTGCCCGAGCACCGGGCCGAGGCGACGCTGCTGTCCCTGCTGGCCGAGAAGGTGCAGGACGACGTCGTCGCCGTGATCCGCGACAGCACACCCACACCCACACCCACACCCACCGCCACCGCCACCGCCACCGGTACTGACGCTGTCCCGGTGGCGGGTGCGGGGCGGCAGATCGCCGACCTGTACGCCAGCTTCATGGACGAGGACGCCCTCGCCGTACGCGGCCCGGCCGACCTGACCGCTCTCCTGGACGCCGTCCGCGCGGTCACCGCACGCGAGGAGCTGGCCCGTCTGATGGGCCGTCTGCAGCGTGAGGGGGTGGGCGGGCCGGTGGAGGCGACGGTGGACGCCGACACCACCGGGGTGCGCGGCTATCTCCTCACCCTCACCCAGTCCGGTCTCGCGCTGCCCGGCGGCCCGGCCGCCTACCTCGACCCCGGCCACGCCCCGCTGCGTGAGCAGTACGCCGCCCATGTGGGGGCGGTCCTGCGCCTGGCCGGCCAGGCGGACCCGCAGGAGGCGGCGCGTACGGCGCTGCGGGTGGAGAGCGCGCTGGCCGCCGCCCACACCCGCCCCGACGCCTCCGGCCGTATCCGCGCCCAGGCCGAGGTGACCACCGCCGCCGACCTCACCGCCACCGCCGCCATCGCCGGCGGGGACGGCGGCGGGGAGGGGGGTTTTCCGTGGGGGGCGTTCCTGGACGGTCTGGGCGACATCCCGTCCGCCGCCCGCCTCCAGATCCGCCCCGGCCCCTACCGGGGTGCCCTGGACGCGTGGTGGAGCGCGCACAGTGTGCAGGAGCTGAAGCTGTGGCTGGTGTGGTCGCAGGTCCACGAGGCGGCCCCGTTCGCTCCGCCCGCCCTGTTCGCGGAGAACTTCCGCTTCTACGGCCAGGTCCTCACCGGTTCGCGCCGGGCCCGGCCGCGCTGGATGCGGGCGACGTCCTTCGTGCAGACCGTGCTGGGAGACGAGGTGGGCGAGCGCTACCTGCGCCGGCATCTCGCGCCGGGCACCCTGAAGGCGGCCGCCGATCTGGTGGACGCCCTGCGGGCGGCCTACCGGGGCCGGCTGGAGCAGGCCGGCTGGATGGCGGACAGCACACGGCGGGCGGCGCTGGCGAAGCTGGACGCCCTGCGCGTGGAACTCGGCCACCCCCAGGACATGGCCGCGCGCGGCCCCCTGCACACCGACCCGGCCGATCTGCTGGGCAACGTACGCCGGGGCCGCGCCCGGTCCTTCGAGCGCCAGCTGGGCCGTCTGGCCGGTCCGGTGGACCGGGGGGAGTGGAAGGTGGCGCCGCAGGCGGTCACCGCCTACTACCGGCACGGCCTGAACCAGGTGGTCGTGCCCGCGGCGCTGCTGCAGCCGCCGCTGTTCGACGCGGGCGGCGACATGACCCGTAACTTCGCCCTGCTGGGCTCGGTCGTCTGCCACGAGATGTCCCACGCCTTCGACAGCCGCGGTTCGGCTTACGACGGTGAGGGCCGGCTGCGCGAGTGGTGGAGTACCGAGGACCGCGCCGAGTTCACCCGGCGCACCGCTCTCCTGATCAGCCACTACGACCGTTACGTGCCCGGCGGGCTGGACGGGGAGCACGTCAGCGGTGCCCGCACGGCGGGGGAGAACATCGCCGACATCACCGGCCTCACCGTCGCCCACACCGCGTTCGCCGCCCACCTGGCCGCCTCCGCCCTCACCGAGGCCGAACAAGAGGCGCAGACACGGCGGTTCTTCACGCTGTGGGCCACGATGTGGCGGGTCAAGCGCACACCGGGCCGGATGCGCGAGCGGCTCGCCCACGACCGGCACGCCCCGCCCCAGGTGCGCTGCAACGCCGTCCTCGGCCATGTCCCGGCGTTCTACCGGGCGTTCGGCGTCACCGAGACCGACTCGATGTTCATCCCGCCCGAGGACCGGTTCACGCTGCTGTGA
- a CDS encoding tetratricopeptide repeat protein codes for MAHTHPATPAPAAPGQSAPAPAAPAQGTSMVAAPVQAAQAPAVPAPALAAPVQAGSVMAAPAQPAPAPAASAPLRPCYAPGDGQVWHLLRLVPGPDIAVAAAASLLAVGAERAAVLLERLAGGGLCERTGPGRYRPRPAPPAHPAGVRPGDGEALRRLAGHYLHTAHHAERLLAPHRPQLPLAPVEPGCTPERFVSREAALAWLDEEHHALTAIRESARDRGERWTVFHLAACLNGHYVRRGHTALQQRQWADALRAAHALGDPEAQITAHRYAGQAASRAGRHPDALAHLQRAVRIAERHGRPGPQAWAYYILAWTEEMAGDDAAALTHAICAAGLFARAQQWRAQADALNAAGWYFTRLGDPVQAGRYCARALDLARRHRYLGGQAAALDSLGLLAQANGRHEDAVHAFTAALAHCRTLGNTYQEAGALDRLGDSYAATGRPADARTVWGSAAAVYRAQDRLDEAASVERRLTALA; via the coding sequence ATGGCCCACACCCACCCAGCCACCCCCGCCCCGGCCGCGCCCGGCCAGAGCGCCCCCGCGCCGGCAGCACCCGCGCAGGGCACGTCCATGGTGGCCGCCCCCGTGCAGGCCGCCCAGGCCCCGGCCGTCCCCGCGCCCGCGCTGGCTGCCCCTGTGCAGGCCGGGTCCGTGATGGCCGCCCCGGCCCAGCCCGCCCCCGCGCCGGCCGCCTCCGCCCCGCTGCGGCCCTGCTACGCGCCGGGTGACGGCCAGGTCTGGCATCTGCTGCGTCTGGTGCCGGGCCCGGACATCGCCGTCGCCGCGGCCGCCTCGCTGCTCGCGGTCGGTGCGGAGCGGGCGGCGGTGCTGCTGGAGCGGCTGGCCGGGGGCGGGCTGTGCGAGCGGACCGGGCCGGGCCGCTACCGGCCCCGCCCGGCCCCGCCGGCCCACCCGGCCGGGGTGCGCCCCGGTGACGGCGAGGCCCTGCGCCGCCTGGCCGGGCACTACCTGCACACCGCCCACCACGCGGAGCGTCTCCTGGCCCCCCACCGCCCCCAACTCCCCCTCGCCCCGGTGGAACCGGGCTGCACTCCGGAGAGGTTCGTCTCCCGGGAGGCGGCGCTGGCCTGGCTGGACGAGGAGCACCACGCCCTGACCGCGATCCGGGAGAGCGCGCGTGACAGGGGTGAGCGGTGGACGGTGTTCCACCTGGCGGCCTGCCTCAACGGGCACTACGTCCGCCGCGGCCACACCGCCCTGCAGCAGCGGCAGTGGGCCGACGCCCTGCGCGCCGCGCACGCCCTGGGCGACCCGGAGGCGCAGATCACCGCCCACCGCTACGCCGGGCAGGCCGCCAGCCGCGCCGGCCGGCATCCCGATGCTCTGGCCCATCTCCAGCGGGCGGTGCGCATCGCCGAGCGCCACGGACGGCCGGGCCCGCAGGCGTGGGCGTACTACATCCTGGCCTGGACCGAGGAGATGGCCGGCGACGACGCGGCGGCCCTGACCCACGCGATCTGCGCGGCGGGCCTGTTCGCCCGCGCCCAGCAGTGGAGGGCCCAGGCCGACGCCCTCAACGCGGCCGGCTGGTACTTCACCCGCCTGGGCGATCCCGTCCAGGCCGGGCGGTACTGCGCCCGCGCCCTGGACCTGGCCCGCCGCCACCGCTACCTGGGCGGGCAGGCGGCCGCGCTGGACAGCCTGGGCCTGCTCGCCCAGGCGAACGGCCGGCACGAGGACGCCGTCCACGCCTTCACCGCCGCCCTCGCCCACTGCCGCACCCTGGGCAACACCTACCAGGAGGCCGGCGCCCTGGACCGGCTCGGCGACAGCTACGCCGCCACCGGCCGCCCGGCCGACGCCCGCACGGTGTGGGGGAGCGCGGCGGCGGTGTACCGGGCCCAGGACCGCCTGGACGAGGCCGCCTCCGTCGAACGCCGCCTCACCGCCCTCGCCTGA